From Homalodisca vitripennis isolate AUS2020 chromosome 1, UT_GWSS_2.1, whole genome shotgun sequence, the proteins below share one genomic window:
- the LOC124361417 gene encoding protein cereblon isoform X2 — translation MSVNMEQDQSEEQFDTDLPSLHSYLGAELEVVRGRTVLEDGAIVTLDMLQPADLVLVPGQTLPLTVFDPPTINMLRGCLRNDRTFGVLASWSDGRNTTINNIGTTAEIYEYLPDEGSAGFRVKAKARQRFRMLDPKSNQWKARVRILPEIKLPDPLQAVQLQSLNRHRTSPALHLKSRRADAAVTRWPAFVYEQYDVDKLIADIKKELSIFSQGQKDKEKEKAPVKVIIPDDPTELSFWVAQNVPMKEEHRLLLLRLNSPIQRLRWELRALQQCRQVLCCQYCLNMIGCSADMFSMSTEGPQSTYVNPGGYLHETITLYKVKNVFSIGPPSTEFSWFPGYGWSCCKCKHCNQHVGWKFTATKSQLKPVKFWGICRRSITVKMGTLQPADCDNQLLVF, via the exons ATGTCTGTCAACATGGAACAGGATCAGTCAGAAGAGCAGTTCGATACTGACCTGCCTTCCTTGCATTCT TATCTGGGAGCTGAGCTGGAAGTTGTTAGAGGTCGAACTGTGTTGGAGGATGGAGCAATAGTGACTCTCGACATGTTGCAACCCGCAGACTTGGTGTTAGTGCCAGGTCAGACTCTGCCACTCACTGTATTTGATCCCCCAACAATCAACATGTTGCGGGGCTGTTTACGCAATGACCGAACCTTTGGGGTTCTCGCTAGTTG GAGTGATGGGCGCAACACTACTATAAATAACATTGGAACAACGGCAGAAATCTATGAGTATCTTCCGGATGAAGGGTCAGCAGGATTCCGAGTGAAGGCCAAGGCCCGTCAGAGGTTCCGAATGCTGGATCCAAAGTCCAA TCAGTGGAAGGCTCGTGTGCGTATCCTACCCGAGATAAAGCTACCAGATCCTCTACAGGCTGTACAACTCCAGAGCCTCAACAGGCACAGGACTTCCCCTGCTCTACATCTCAA GTCGAGAAGGGCAGATGCGGCTGTAACCAGGTGGCCGGCTTTTGTTTACGAACAATACGACGTAGATAAACTGATCGCTGACATTAAAAAGGAACTTTCTATCTTTTCTCAAG GACAAAAAGATAAAGAGAAGGAGAAAGCACCTGTAAAGGTTATCATCCCTGATGATCCAACAGAGTTGTCATTCTGGGTGGCTCAGAATGTGCCCATGAAAGAAGAACACAGACTGCTGCTGCTCAGACTGAACTCCCCCATACAGAGGCTGCGTTGGGAACTGCGAGCTCTGCAACAG TGCCGGCAGGTGCTGTGCTGCCAATATTGCTTGAACATGATCGGCTGCAGTGCTGACATGTTCTCTATGTCTACTGAAGGCCCTCAGAGCACATATGTCAACCCAGGAGGCTACCTGCACGAAACCATAACTCTCTACAAGGTCAAAAATGTCTTCTCCATTGGCCCTCCCTCCACTGAGTTCAGCTGGTTCCCTGG ATATGGATGGTCATGCTGCAAGTGCAAACATTGTAACCAACACGTGGGCTGGAAGTTCACTGCTACCAAAAGTCAGCTGAAGCCAGTCAAGTTCTGGGGCATCTGTCGTCGGTCTATCACCGTCAAGATGGGCACCCTCCAACCAGCAGACTGTGACAACCAGCTGCTCGTCTTCTAG
- the LOC124361417 gene encoding protein cereblon isoform X1, whose protein sequence is MDDSAVEDYSDSFSEDSSEPEEEEFEDAVVGVVDELSPEPVGQLMSVNMEQDQSEEQFDTDLPSLHSYLGAELEVVRGRTVLEDGAIVTLDMLQPADLVLVPGQTLPLTVFDPPTINMLRGCLRNDRTFGVLASWSDGRNTTINNIGTTAEIYEYLPDEGSAGFRVKAKARQRFRMLDPKSNQWKARVRILPEIKLPDPLQAVQLQSLNRHRTSPALHLKSRRADAAVTRWPAFVYEQYDVDKLIADIKKELSIFSQGQKDKEKEKAPVKVIIPDDPTELSFWVAQNVPMKEEHRLLLLRLNSPIQRLRWELRALQQCRQVLCCQYCLNMIGCSADMFSMSTEGPQSTYVNPGGYLHETITLYKVKNVFSIGPPSTEFSWFPGYGWSCCKCKHCNQHVGWKFTATKSQLKPVKFWGICRRSITVKMGTLQPADCDNQLLVF, encoded by the exons ATGGATGACAGCGCTGTAGAGGACTATTCAGATTCTTTTTCAGAGGATTCTTCAG AGCCAGAAGAGGAGGAGTTTGAGGATGCGGTTGTAGGTGTTGTAGATGAGCTCTCACCAGAACCTGTAGGCCAACTCATGTCTGTCAACATGGAACAGGATCAGTCAGAAGAGCAGTTCGATACTGACCTGCCTTCCTTGCATTCT TATCTGGGAGCTGAGCTGGAAGTTGTTAGAGGTCGAACTGTGTTGGAGGATGGAGCAATAGTGACTCTCGACATGTTGCAACCCGCAGACTTGGTGTTAGTGCCAGGTCAGACTCTGCCACTCACTGTATTTGATCCCCCAACAATCAACATGTTGCGGGGCTGTTTACGCAATGACCGAACCTTTGGGGTTCTCGCTAGTTG GAGTGATGGGCGCAACACTACTATAAATAACATTGGAACAACGGCAGAAATCTATGAGTATCTTCCGGATGAAGGGTCAGCAGGATTCCGAGTGAAGGCCAAGGCCCGTCAGAGGTTCCGAATGCTGGATCCAAAGTCCAA TCAGTGGAAGGCTCGTGTGCGTATCCTACCCGAGATAAAGCTACCAGATCCTCTACAGGCTGTACAACTCCAGAGCCTCAACAGGCACAGGACTTCCCCTGCTCTACATCTCAA GTCGAGAAGGGCAGATGCGGCTGTAACCAGGTGGCCGGCTTTTGTTTACGAACAATACGACGTAGATAAACTGATCGCTGACATTAAAAAGGAACTTTCTATCTTTTCTCAAG GACAAAAAGATAAAGAGAAGGAGAAAGCACCTGTAAAGGTTATCATCCCTGATGATCCAACAGAGTTGTCATTCTGGGTGGCTCAGAATGTGCCCATGAAAGAAGAACACAGACTGCTGCTGCTCAGACTGAACTCCCCCATACAGAGGCTGCGTTGGGAACTGCGAGCTCTGCAACAG TGCCGGCAGGTGCTGTGCTGCCAATATTGCTTGAACATGATCGGCTGCAGTGCTGACATGTTCTCTATGTCTACTGAAGGCCCTCAGAGCACATATGTCAACCCAGGAGGCTACCTGCACGAAACCATAACTCTCTACAAGGTCAAAAATGTCTTCTCCATTGGCCCTCCCTCCACTGAGTTCAGCTGGTTCCCTGG ATATGGATGGTCATGCTGCAAGTGCAAACATTGTAACCAACACGTGGGCTGGAAGTTCACTGCTACCAAAAGTCAGCTGAAGCCAGTCAAGTTCTGGGGCATCTGTCGTCGGTCTATCACCGTCAAGATGGGCACCCTCCAACCAGCAGACTGTGACAACCAGCTGCTCGTCTTCTAG